A segment of the Ramlibacter agri genome:
AGCGGCCGCTGTTCGGGCGCGGTCAGGCGCGAGTCGATCACGTCGATGGCGGGCAGCACCGCGCCGATCGCGTGCAGCAGCACGTCGCGGCCCGGCAGGTAAGGGTGGCCGCCGATTTCCTCGCGCAGGCGCACGGCCAGCGCCAGTTCGACCCGGCACACCAGGTGGTCGGAGCGCGGCAGGCTGGCCGGGCTGCGGTGCGCGCTGGCCGAGAACAGGGGCCCGCGCATCGGGCCGCCCAGGCCCAGGGCGGCCAGGCTGGCCATGTCGCGGGCGCGGATGCGCGTGCCGATGACGCGTCCCCCCAGGCCCGACAACACCGACTGCGCGTGCAGCGCCTGCAGCGCGTAGCCGTCGTGCGGCGTCAGCGCGGCGCCCGCGTCCATCGGCAGGTCGAGCGGGCTCTGCCTGTGGCGCGCGCCGAGCATGTCGCGCACCAGGGCGAGGTCGCCGGATCCGGAAGAGGTCGTCATGTGAACATTCTGGAAAGCAGCCTTGCGCCTGCCAATCGTCGGAAGGGACGATTCGCAGCACCCCGCCGCTATACTGGACCGGCAACGCCGCGCAGGCGATTCGTCCCATCCGACGATGGGCGCGTCCCGCGCGGCGCGGCACAGTAGTACCCCCCATGACGATGACCGCGAGCACCGGGCGCGCCGCCGCCGCGCAGCGCCAGAACCTTCACGCCAAGCTCGTGCCGCCCGCCGCCGTACCCTCGGGCGTGCCACGTTCGGCGATCATCGAAGCGGTGTGCGGTCCCCGCGCGCGCCGCTTCGTGCTGGTGCGCGCCCCCGCCGGCTTCGGCAAGACCACCACCATGCGCGAGTGCGCGGACCATTTCGCGGCGCTCGGCGTGCCCACGGTGTGGGTCACGCTGGACCGCAGCGACAACGACGCCTCGCGCTTCCTGGGCGTGCTGGAAGCAGCGCTCGCCACCCTTCCGGGCCTGGAAGGCGAGGCGGGCGACGCGGAGGCCGGCCCAGCCGGCCTGGGCTCGGCGGCGCTGCAGCTGATGCGCCGCATTGCTTCGCACCCGGAGCCCTTCGCGCTGTTCCTCGACGACTTCGAGGTCATCCACGAGCCGGGCGTGCAGTCGCTGGTGCGCGAGCTGATGGAAAGCCTGCCTCGCTGGACCCACCTGGTGATCGGCTCGCGCAACCTGCCCGAGCTGCGGCTGGGCCGCCTGCGCGCGCAGGGCCAGCTGCTGGAAGTGGAGGCCGACCAGCTGCGCTTTACGCTGGACGAGACGCGCGAATTCTTCGCCGGCCTCAGCACCCAGGCCGCCTTGAGCGCTGAAGACGTCGAACAGCTGCACGCCAAGACCGAGGGCTGGGCCGCAGCGCTGTGGCTGGCCTTCCTGGCGCTGGAACGCAGCCCGTCGCCGGCCAGCTTCATCGCGCGCTTTTCCGGCACCGACCGCGCCGTGGCCGACTACCTGGCCGAGGAAGTGCTGGCGCGCCAGGTGCCGGCCGTGCGCGACTTCCTGCTGCGCACCAGCGTGCTCAAGCAGCTGGAGCCGGGCATCTGCGACTTCGTGCTGGAGCGCAAGGACAGCGAAGTCCTGCTCACCGAGCTCGAAACCACCAATGCCATGCTGGTGCGCGTGGGCGAGGGCGAGCCCAGCTACCGCTACCACGCCATGTTCGGCGGCTTCCTGCGCCAGCAGCTGGCGCGCGAGCAGCCGGACGCCGGGCCGCGCCTGCACCGGCGCGCCGCCGACTGGTACCTGTCGCACGGCCGGCCCGTGCCCGCCATCGACCACGCGCTGGAAGGCGGCGACGTCGCGCTGGCCACCGAACTGATAGAAGCCAATGCGGCGAGCCTGCTGGCGCAAGGGCGGCTGCGCATCCTCTCGCGCTGGCTCGAAGCGCTGCCACCCGCCGTGCTGCAGGAGCGGCCCGAGCTGATGGCGGTGCGCATCTGGGCGGTGTGCTTCACCCGCGGCTCGCGCGAAGCCTCCGAGCTGCTGGCGCGCAGCGGCCTGGCGGAACGCGCCGACCCGCGCACGCGTTCGCACCTGCTGGCCCTGCAGCCGCTGCTGCTGGCCATGCGCGACCACTTCGACGAAGCCTACGCCGCCGGCCGCGAGAACCTGGCGCAGCTGCCCACCGACAACGCGTTCGCCGACATGGTGCTGGCCAATGCGATGACGACGATGGCCGCGGTGCTGGGCCGGCAGGACGAGGCGCGGCGCCTGCTCGACTCCGCGCGCCGGCGCCAGGGCGCGGGCGGCAGCAGCTTCAACATCATGTACTCGGAGGCGGCCGAGGGCATCATCGACCTGCAGGAAGGGCGCCTGCGCCAGGCCGCCGCGCGCTTCAAGCTGGCGCTGAACGCCACCGAAGGCCAGACCCACGGCAACGCCTGGGCCGGTGTGCTGTACGCGTCCACCTGCTACGAGGCGAACGAGCTGGTGCAGACGGCGCACCTGCTGCACGTCTACCTGCCGATCGCGCGCGACGTGCAGCTGACCGATGAGATGATCTCGGGCTACGTGCTGCTTTCGCGGATCGCCTTCCTGAAGGGCGACGTCGACCACGCCTTCCAGGCGCTGACCGAGCTGGAATACCTGGGCCACCAGCGGCAGCTGCCGCGCCTGGTGGCCACCGCGCACCTGGAACGCAGCCGCCTGCACCTGCGCCAGGGCCATGCCACCGCGGCGCGCGAAGAACTGCAGCGCGCCGACGACGCGCCGCTGTGGCAGCAGGCCGCGCAGCTGCGCATGATCGCCAACGACGTCGACTATCTCGCGCTGGCGCGCCTGCGCTGGGAAGCGGTGGCCGGCGATGCGGCCGAAGCGGCGCGCGGCCTGGCCGACGAAATCGCCACGGCGCAGGCCGGTGGCCGCGAGCGGCGGGCGCTGAAGCTGAAGTTGCTGCGCGCGATCACGCTGTACCGCGACGAGCGCCGGCCGGCGGCCTTCACGCTGTTCCACGAGGTGCTGCGAACCGCGTCCGCCGAAGGCTACCTGCGCCTGCTGGTGGACGAGGGCCTGCCTGCAGGCGCGCTCCTGCGCGCCTACCTGGCCGGCGCGCCCGAGCGGCCGCAGGGCGAGGGCGACCCGATCTTCCAGGAATACCTGCAGCGCCTGCGCGAGGCCTTCGCCGCCGAGAACACGCTGGGCGAAACCGCGGCGGCCGGCGAGGCGCCGCAGCTCGCCGAGCCGATGACGCGCAAGGAACTGCGCGTGATCCAGCTGCTGGCCGAAGGCTATTCCAACAGCGCCATCGCCGAAAAACTGTTCGTGTCCGACAGCACGGTCCGCACCCACCTTCGCAAGATCAACACCAAGCTGGGCGTGCACAGCCGCACGCAGGCGGTGGCGATGGCGCGGCGGTGCGGGTTGATCGAGTAGTCGGGGAGAACAGCCAAACGGTATTTAGCGCGGCGACATCCGGATCGCCCCATCCAACCGAATGCACTCCCCATTCAGGTAGGCATTGGTGATGATGCTCTCCGCCAGCTGCGCGAACTCCTCCGGCCGGCCCAGCCGCTTCGGAAAGGGCACGGAGGCCGCGAGCGCGGCGCGCACCTGTTCCGGCGCCGTTGCGAGCAGCGGCGTGTCGAAGATGCCGGGCAGGATGGTGTTGACGCGGATGCCTTCGGCCATCAGGTCGCGGGCGATCGGCAAGGTCATGCCCGTGATGCCGGCCTTCGAGGCCGAATAGGCCGCCTGCCCGATCTGGCCGTCCTGCGCCGCCACCGAGGCGGTGTTGACGATCACGCCGCGCTCGCCGTCGGCGCCGGGCTGCAGGGTCAGCATGCCGGCGGCCGACTTGGCGATGCAGCGGAAAGTGCCCACCAGGTTGATGTCGATGATGCGGGCGAAAGCCGCGATCGGGTAGTGCCTGGTCGCGCCGGTCTCCTTGTCGCGGCTGGCCGTCTTGACGGCGTTGCCGGTGCCGGCGCAGTTGACGAGGACGTTCTCCTGCCCCTGCGCGGCGCGCGCCTGCGCGAAACCGGCGTCGACCGAAGCCTCGTCGGTGACGTCGACCTGGCAGAAGACGCCGTCGATCTCGCGTGCCAGCGCTTCGCCGTTGTCCCGCGAAATGTCGAACAGCGCGACCCGCGCGCCCTGGCTGGCCAGCAGCCGCGCAGTGGCGGCCCCGAGCCCGGATGCGCCGCCGGTCACGACGGCCACCGTATTGCGATCGATCTGCATGCTGCTCCTCCTTGGCCGCGGCGCGCTCAGGCGGCGGCGTAAAAACGTTCACCGCGCCGGGCGCGCGCCTGCAGCGTGGCCGGCACCTGCAGGCCCGCTTGGCGCGCCAGCTCGCACACCTGCGGCAAGCCCAGCCAGTCGGCGTGGTGCAGCGGGCCGCCCAGGTGGCGCGGAAAGCCGAGGCCCAGCTGCAGGCTGATGTCGATCTCGGCGGCGCTGCGCACGACCCCCTCGTCCAGCAGGACGGCGGCTTCGAGGATGCTTGCGAGCAGTACGCGCTCGACGATCCCGGCCTGGGCCGCCGCGTCCGTGGACTGGCTTCGGACGACGCCCGTCGGCTGCGTTCGCTCCGCGCCCGCAGGCCGGGTTCGCGCAGCGACCCCGGCATCCGCGCCCCGCAGCACGGCATCGCCTTCGAACGGCCCCGTCTCCCAACCCGCGCGGCGCATCGCGGCGTCGACCTGCGCGTGCGCCAGGCCTTGTGCCAGCAGGGCTTCGCAAGCAAGCAGGCACGCCGCGTGCACGCGGCGCACCAGCCCGCCTGCCGCGTCGCTCACGCGCAGCGCGATCTTGCCGGCGGCCGCGGCTTCTGCAGCGGCGCGCGCGATTGCGCCGGCATCCGCATCCGCGCCGCCCGCAATCTCGACCAGCGTCGCACCGGGCAGCGGCGAAGTGAACACGCAGGCCGGCGAACCGCCGCCAGACCCCACCCCGCGCGCCAGTTGCCGCGCCAGCCGCTTCACGGCCTGCTGGTTGATGAAGTTGCGCACCAGCGCCGCGGCAGCCTGCGACTTCGCCAGCGTGGCGAAGGCCTGCGCTTCGGCTTCCTGCGCTTGCGCCGCATCCATGGCCGCGGACTGCGCCAGCAATTCGACGGCCGCCGCGGCCGCCGGCAGGCAGGCCGGCACGTCGCGCGCGACGATCGCGCGCCGCTCGGCGACCGCGTGGTCGGCCACGGCCAGCGGCAGCCGCTTCGCCGCCCGGCGCTCGTGGGCATCCGCTGCCGCCGCACGCAGCAGCCGCAGGGCCTGCTCGCGCAGTTCCTCCGGCGCGCTGATGCGATCCACCACGCCGCAGCGCAAGGCCTCGACCGCACCGCGCGGCGCGCCATCGCTGATCCACTCCAGCGCGTGCGCCAGGCCCGCGACGCGCGGCAGCCGCACGGTGCCGCCGAAGCCCGGGATCAGGCCCAGGCCCACTTCCGGCAGGCCGATGCGCGCGCCTTCGGCCATCACGCGATGCGTGGCGACCAGCGCGAACTCCAGTCCGCCGCCCAGGGCGAAGCCGTTGATCGCGGCGACGCTGGGCACGTCCAGCGCTTCGAAGCGCAGGAACACCTCGTTGCTGCGCCGCAGGTAGTCCAGCAGCTGCGGCCGCGGCTGCGCGAAGGTGGCGGTGAACTCGGTGATGTCGGCGCCCACGACGAACACGTCCTTGGCGCTGGTGACGAGGATGCCGCGCAGCCAGGTGACGCTTTCGAGCCGGCGGCGCGCCGTGTCGAGCTCGGCGACGGTGCGCTGGTCGAACATGTTCACCGCGCCGTCGCGGCGATCGAAGCGCAGTTCGACGAAACCGCCTTCCAGCGGATGCAGGCCCAGGCTCTCGCCCGCGAACAGGGTGGCGGAGGCGTTCACTTGCATGTCAGGCCGCGGTGGCTTGCGGGCCACCGCGGCGCGGAATGGCCGCTTGCGCCTGCTGCCAGTCGGCATCGGTCCAGCCGGCGAGGTGGGCGAAGTTGCCGCCGCTCGCCTGGTACTGCGCGCCATCGATGGCGATGGTCTGCCCGTTCAGGAATTCGGAGCCGGGCCCCAGCAGGAACACCGCCAGGTTCGCCAGTTCGTGCATCTGCCCCGCGCGCTTCATCGGGTTGGTGCCCGCGGGGTCGTAGGTGTTGCCGTTCGGGTCCAGCCGGGCCAGCATCCCTTCAGTGGGAAACAGGCCCGGCGCGATGGCG
Coding sequences within it:
- a CDS encoding 2-keto-4-pentenoate hydratase, with protein sequence MTTSSGSGDLALVRDMLGARHRQSPLDLPMDAGAALTPHDGYALQALHAQSVLSGLGGRVIGTRIRARDMASLAALGLGGPMRGPLFSASAHRSPASLPRSDHLVCRVELALAVRLREEIGGHPYLPGRDVLLHAIGAVLPAIDVIDSRLTAPEQRPLPLMLADLLYGGAWVHGEPVTDWQDLDLPALKVRLTSGGQEVRAGTGAPGGVDPLQALSLLVADLGREGQTLRAGDIVSMGPCTVAYAASAGEVLRADFGPLGEVELRLT
- a CDS encoding SDR family NAD(P)-dependent oxidoreductase, which gives rise to MQIDRNTVAVVTGGASGLGAATARLLASQGARVALFDISRDNGEALAREIDGVFCQVDVTDEASVDAGFAQARAAQGQENVLVNCAGTGNAVKTASRDKETGATRHYPIAAFARIIDINLVGTFRCIAKSAAGMLTLQPGADGERGVIVNTASVAAQDGQIGQAAYSASKAGITGMTLPIARDLMAEGIRVNTILPGIFDTPLLATAPEQVRAALAASVPFPKRLGRPEEFAQLAESIITNAYLNGECIRLDGAIRMSPR
- a CDS encoding LuxR C-terminal-related transcriptional regulator, with protein sequence MTMTASTGRAAAAQRQNLHAKLVPPAAVPSGVPRSAIIEAVCGPRARRFVLVRAPAGFGKTTTMRECADHFAALGVPTVWVTLDRSDNDASRFLGVLEAALATLPGLEGEAGDAEAGPAGLGSAALQLMRRIASHPEPFALFLDDFEVIHEPGVQSLVRELMESLPRWTHLVIGSRNLPELRLGRLRAQGQLLEVEADQLRFTLDETREFFAGLSTQAALSAEDVEQLHAKTEGWAAALWLAFLALERSPSPASFIARFSGTDRAVADYLAEEVLARQVPAVRDFLLRTSVLKQLEPGICDFVLERKDSEVLLTELETTNAMLVRVGEGEPSYRYHAMFGGFLRQQLAREQPDAGPRLHRRAADWYLSHGRPVPAIDHALEGGDVALATELIEANAASLLAQGRLRILSRWLEALPPAVLQERPELMAVRIWAVCFTRGSREASELLARSGLAERADPRTRSHLLALQPLLLAMRDHFDEAYAAGRENLAQLPTDNAFADMVLANAMTTMAAVLGRQDEARRLLDSARRRQGAGGSSFNIMYSEAAEGIIDLQEGRLRQAAARFKLALNATEGQTHGNAWAGVLYASTCYEANELVQTAHLLHVYLPIARDVQLTDEMISGYVLLSRIAFLKGDVDHAFQALTELEYLGHQRQLPRLVATAHLERSRLHLRQGHATAAREELQRADDAPLWQQAAQLRMIANDVDYLALARLRWEAVAGDAAEAARGLADEIATAQAGGRERRALKLKLLRAITLYRDERRPAAFTLFHEVLRTASAEGYLRLLVDEGLPAGALLRAYLAGAPERPQGEGDPIFQEYLQRLREAFAAENTLGETAAAGEAPQLAEPMTRKELRVIQLLAEGYSNSAIAEKLFVSDSTVRTHLRKINTKLGVHSRTQAVAMARRCGLIE
- a CDS encoding enoyl-CoA hydratase-related protein; the protein is MQVNASATLFAGESLGLHPLEGGFVELRFDRRDGAVNMFDQRTVAELDTARRRLESVTWLRGILVTSAKDVFVVGADITEFTATFAQPRPQLLDYLRRSNEVFLRFEALDVPSVAAINGFALGGGLEFALVATHRVMAEGARIGLPEVGLGLIPGFGGTVRLPRVAGLAHALEWISDGAPRGAVEALRCGVVDRISAPEELREQALRLLRAAAADAHERRAAKRLPLAVADHAVAERRAIVARDVPACLPAAAAAVELLAQSAAMDAAQAQEAEAQAFATLAKSQAAAALVRNFINQQAVKRLARQLARGVGSGGGSPACVFTSPLPGATLVEIAGGADADAGAIARAAAEAAAAGKIALRVSDAAGGLVRRVHAACLLACEALLAQGLAHAQVDAAMRRAGWETGPFEGDAVLRGADAGVAARTRPAGAERTQPTGVVRSQSTDAAAQAGIVERVLLASILEAAVLLDEGVVRSAAEIDISLQLGLGFPRHLGGPLHHADWLGLPQVCELARQAGLQVPATLQARARRGERFYAAA